A part of Onthophagus taurus isolate NC chromosome 7, IU_Otau_3.0, whole genome shotgun sequence genomic DNA contains:
- the LOC111423823 gene encoding large ribosomal subunit protein uL13m has translation MNALKRTQQWATFARIWHIYDASWQNPFQSATLLKKYLMGLYKPIYHPMNDCGDHVIVINSANIALPGDEWKKRVYFHHTGYPRGASWTLAWELHNKDPTMVLKKAIYNSMDGNLQRRYTMQRLHIFPDANVPPEMLENVSNQIRQIRGVPKRLDHYAEEEVKAFPKIIDYPKDYVLK, from the exons ATGAATGCACTTAAAAGAACGCAG caaTGGGCAACTTTCGCAAGAATTTGGCATATTTATGATGCATCTTGGCAAAATCCTTTTCAATCAGCTactttacttaaaaaatatttaatgggGCTCTACAAACCCATTTATCACCCAATGA aTGATTGTGGTGATCATGTAATTGTAATAAACAGTGCAAATATTGCATTACCCGGCGATGAGTGGAAAAAGAGAGTGTATTTTCATCACACAGGGTATCCTAGAGGTGCATCTTGGACTTTAGCTTGGGAATTACATAATAAAGATCCCACAATG gtTTTGAAGAAGGCTATTTATAATAGTATGGATGGAAACTTACAAAGAAGATATACCATGCAAAGGCTACACATATTTCCAGATGCTAATGTACCACCTGAAATGttagaaaatgtttcaaatcaAATTAGACAAATTAGAGGTGTTCCGAAACGTCTTGATCATTATGCAGAAGAGGAAGTGAAAGCTTTTCCAAAGATTATTGATTATCCTAAAGATTATGTACTGAAAtga